A genomic window from Nosocomiicoccus massiliensis includes:
- a CDS encoding peptide MFS transporter, producing the protein MTDNNSSKQSIPDKGFFGQPRGLSTLFFTEFWERFSYYGMKAILAYYLYYSVTKGGFGLEQSTALQIVSIYGALIYMSGIIGGWLADRVFGIRHSIFYGGILIMLGHILLALPNNFTVLMIALLLLIIGTGLLKPNISTNVGMLYEKDDPRVDSGFTLFYMSINLGSLISPLLVGTLQVKYGFHAGFALAAVGMFFGLLTYVITNKKNLGDLGLKPSDPLKAEEKKKFGIIAAVTIIAIVLFITITLMTNTLTIGAFANFITFLGVILPTVLITKMILSKKVSKKERSHLFAYIPLFLASVVFWMIQEQGATVLAAFADTKTELSVANITNGLIDFNIPAAWFQSLNPLFIVFFAPIISRLWVKLGDRNPSTVTKFTVGVLLAGAAYLIMIVPLSTEGLIHPLWLVLSFFLVTIGELFVSPIGLSTTTRLAPVAFQSQMMSVWFLSNAMAQGLNAQMVKLYDLIDTKAYFMYLGSFAIIVAVILIILGPKIRKVMGNL; encoded by the coding sequence ATGACTGACAATAATTCAAGCAAGCAGTCAATTCCAGATAAAGGATTCTTTGGTCAACCGAGAGGGTTATCTACATTATTCTTTACTGAATTTTGGGAACGTTTTAGTTACTATGGTATGAAAGCGATTCTAGCCTACTACTTATACTACTCAGTAACAAAAGGCGGATTCGGACTTGAACAGTCTACTGCGTTACAAATCGTATCGATTTACGGTGCTTTAATTTACATGAGTGGTATTATCGGAGGATGGCTCGCAGATAGAGTATTTGGTATTCGCCATTCGATTTTTTATGGTGGAATACTCATCATGCTTGGTCACATCTTACTCGCACTGCCAAATAACTTTACTGTTTTAATGATTGCATTACTTCTACTCATTATTGGTACCGGATTATTAAAACCAAATATATCTACAAATGTTGGTATGTTATACGAAAAAGACGACCCGAGGGTCGACAGTGGATTTACATTATTTTATATGTCCATTAACTTAGGAAGTTTAATTTCACCGTTACTCGTTGGAACATTACAAGTTAAATACGGCTTCCATGCAGGATTTGCTCTTGCAGCTGTCGGAATGTTCTTTGGGTTATTAACTTATGTAATCACAAACAAGAAAAACCTTGGCGATCTCGGTTTAAAACCATCCGATCCATTAAAAGCTGAAGAAAAGAAAAAATTCGGTATTATCGCAGCAGTCACAATCATTGCGATAGTGCTATTTATAACAATTACTTTAATGACGAATACATTAACAATTGGTGCATTCGCTAACTTCATTACATTTTTAGGTGTCATTTTACCGACTGTTTTAATTACGAAAATGATCCTATCGAAAAAAGTATCCAAGAAGGAGCGCTCGCATTTATTTGCTTACATTCCGCTCTTTTTAGCATCTGTTGTATTCTGGATGATTCAAGAACAAGGAGCGACAGTCCTTGCAGCATTTGCAGATACTAAAACAGAATTAAGCGTAGCAAATATTACAAATGGTTTAATTGATTTCAATATACCAGCTGCTTGGTTCCAGTCATTAAACCCGTTATTCATCGTATTTTTTGCACCGATTATTTCTAGACTATGGGTGAAACTTGGAGATCGTAACCCGTCAACTGTTACAAAGTTTACAGTCGGCGTATTACTTGCCGGAGCAGCGTACTTAATTATGATTGTTCCTTTAAGTACAGAAGGGTTAATACATCCATTATGGCTCGTGTTAAGCTTCTTCCTTGTTACAATTGGTGAGTTATTCGTATCACCAATCGGACTTTCAACTACTACACGACTTGCACCTGTAGCGTTCCAATCACAAATGATGTCTGTTTGGTTCTTATCCAATGCAATGGCACAAGGCCTGAACGCACAAATGGTTAAATTATATGACCTCATTGATACGAAAGCGTACTTCATGTACTTAGGTTCATTTGCAATTATCGTTGCTGTTATATTAATTATTTTAGGACCTAAAATTCGTAAAGTAATGGGTAACTTATAA
- a CDS encoding nitric oxide synthase oxygenase, with translation MGLFKQATEFIEMMYDELKLGDPANRLSEIKKEIDETNHYTHTSKELEYGARVAWRNSNRCIGRLYWKSLVVRDERHIDNEADFVESIETHINDATNGGKIVPMVSIYSNDVTLYNEQLIRYAGYDNVGDPRSRAATKQAEKVGWKSEPGDFNVLPLLYKVGDGEIHYHEYREGLIKEVDIEHHHYPKLKDLGLKWYAVPIISCMDLEIGGIYYHTTPFNGWYMETEIAVRNFTDDYRYNKLESIAKALELDMSKTTTYWRDRALVEISYAVYHSFRDSKVTMVDHITASKQFKTFERLEQEAGRTVTGKWSWLAPPLSPSLTHNYHYGFDNTMRSPNFLYRENKCPMH, from the coding sequence ATGGGGCTATTTAAACAAGCAACAGAGTTTATTGAAATGATGTACGACGAGTTAAAATTAGGTGATCCAGCGAATAGGTTAAGCGAGATTAAAAAAGAGATTGATGAGACGAACCATTACACACATACGTCTAAAGAGTTAGAATACGGAGCACGTGTGGCTTGGCGTAACTCTAACCGTTGTATTGGTAGATTGTACTGGAAGAGTCTCGTCGTTAGAGATGAAAGACATATCGATAATGAAGCAGATTTTGTTGAATCGATTGAAACGCATATTAATGATGCGACTAATGGTGGTAAAATTGTACCGATGGTCTCAATCTATAGTAATGACGTTACGCTCTACAATGAACAACTTATACGTTACGCAGGATATGATAATGTCGGAGATCCGAGGTCAAGAGCAGCGACTAAACAAGCAGAAAAGGTCGGTTGGAAGAGTGAACCAGGTGACTTTAATGTGTTGCCTCTTTTATATAAAGTAGGTGATGGAGAGATTCATTATCATGAATACCGTGAAGGCCTTATTAAAGAAGTAGACATCGAACATCATCATTATCCAAAGTTAAAAGATTTAGGTCTTAAATGGTACGCGGTACCGATTATTAGTTGTATGGATTTAGAAATAGGTGGAATTTATTACCATACAACACCGTTTAATGGCTGGTATATGGAAACAGAAATCGCGGTTAGAAATTTTACCGATGATTATCGATATAACAAATTAGAAAGTATCGCTAAAGCACTAGAATTAGACATGTCAAAGACGACGACATATTGGAGAGACCGTGCACTCGTTGAAATTAGTTACGCAGTGTACCATTCGTTTAGAGATAGTAAAGTAACGATGGTCGATCATATTACAGCATCTAAACAATTTAAAACATTTGAACGATTAGAACAAGAAGCGGGACGTACAGTTACAGGAAAATGGAGCTGGCTCGCACCCCCGTTATCACCGTCACTCACGCATAACTATCACTACGGATTTGATAACACAATGAGGTCACCAAATTTCTTATATCGAGAAAACAAATGCCCCATGCATTAA
- a CDS encoding ornithine cyclodeaminase family protein yields the protein MKTFNDQEIEQVYKMDEAIKDTYNTLNTLNEGLIKMEQRTVIPVEGDKVMLYMPCVDNKEKFSAVKIISIYPENAADGYPATQAVTVLTELEHGENVAVLSASYLTRLRTGAMTGIATDLLAKKDAKELGVIGTGGMAFEQALGVLEVRDIKTIRLYNRTLSKCDDFKTRLENFGVKADIKICEDVNELTRYSDIINTATNSTESVFDDKHVKDGAHINGLGSYMPEMREIHPGSIKRARHVIFDDVDGVIEEAGEFIHAVKVGDFKWEKAIGLNDALDQEFERDEKDITIFKSVGASYYDMSAAIGAYKKLV from the coding sequence GTGAAGACTTTTAACGATCAAGAAATCGAACAAGTCTATAAAATGGACGAAGCAATTAAAGATACTTACAACACATTAAACACTTTAAATGAAGGTCTTATTAAAATGGAACAACGTACAGTGATTCCTGTTGAAGGTGATAAAGTCATGCTTTACATGCCATGTGTTGATAACAAAGAGAAATTTTCAGCAGTGAAAATTATCTCAATTTACCCAGAGAATGCAGCAGACGGTTATCCTGCAACTCAAGCAGTTACTGTACTGACAGAACTCGAGCACGGTGAAAACGTCGCAGTACTCAGTGCGAGTTATTTAACACGATTACGTACCGGTGCGATGACGGGTATCGCTACAGACTTACTCGCTAAAAAAGATGCAAAAGAATTAGGTGTCATTGGAACTGGCGGTATGGCGTTTGAGCAAGCACTCGGTGTACTTGAAGTACGTGATATTAAAACGATTCGTCTATATAACCGTACGTTAAGTAAATGTGATGATTTTAAAACACGTCTTGAAAACTTTGGTGTCAAAGCAGATATCAAAATTTGTGAAGACGTCAACGAACTGACTCGCTACTCTGATATTATCAATACTGCAACAAACTCTACTGAATCAGTATTTGATGACAAACATGTAAAAGACGGTGCGCACATTAATGGCCTCGGATCATATATGCCTGAGATGCGTGAAATTCATCCGGGTTCAATTAAACGTGCACGCCACGTTATCTTCGATGATGTCGACGGTGTAATTGAAGAAGCAGGAGAGTTCATTCACGCGGTTAAAGTTGGAGACTTTAAATGGGAAAAGGCAATTGGTTTAAACGATGCATTAGATCAAGAATTTGAAAGAGATGAAAAAGACATTACAATCTTCAAATCAGTCGGTGCATCATACTACGATATGTCAGCAGCAATTGGCGCATATAAAAAATTAGTTTAA
- a CDS encoding DASS family sodium-coupled anion symporter, whose protein sequence is MNIVWTVVAFVVLFAILLMPTPDGLPVVAHMALAILAFAVIMWVTEAVSYPTSSVMILALIILLIGFSPAGELGDYLTKGAASGSDLVGTKNSLSLAFSGYSSSALVLVAAALFLAAAMQATNLHKRLALVVLSLVGNKTSRIVIGSIIVAIILAFFVPSATARAGAVIPILIGMITAFNISKDSKLAGLLVITAVQAVSIWNIGIKTAAAQNLVAVNFISDTMGVDISWGEWFLYAAPWSILMSIVLYFVMMKVMKPEYDEVPGGSEMIKQQLDDMGKISGREWRLIIISVLLLLGWATEKVLHPIDSSSLTLIAIAIMLMPKIGVIKWEDAVKYIPWGTVIVFGAGISLGSLLLNTGGAQWLSDKTFGSLGLDSMPILATIIIVSIFNVLIHLGFASATSLAAALIPVFISLTATLDLGDQAIGFVLIQQFVISFGFLLPISSPQGMLAYGTETFTVKQYFKAGVPLTIIGLLLIFLFSATYWKWIGLI, encoded by the coding sequence ATGAACATCGTCTGGACGGTTGTAGCATTCGTCGTATTATTTGCTATATTACTTATGCCGACACCAGACGGTTTACCAGTCGTTGCACATATGGCGCTTGCGATTTTAGCATTTGCTGTCATTATGTGGGTGACTGAAGCGGTATCTTATCCGACATCTTCAGTAATGATTCTCGCACTGATTATATTACTCATCGGGTTTAGCCCAGCAGGTGAATTAGGGGATTACTTAACAAAAGGAGCAGCGTCAGGTAGTGACTTAGTCGGTACGAAAAACTCATTATCACTGGCGTTTAGTGGGTACTCGTCATCTGCACTCGTCCTTGTAGCAGCAGCACTATTTTTAGCTGCAGCGATGCAAGCGACAAATTTACACAAACGTTTAGCACTCGTCGTCTTATCGCTCGTTGGTAATAAGACGTCACGTATCGTCATCGGTAGTATTATCGTTGCGATTATTTTAGCGTTCTTCGTTCCATCTGCAACAGCACGTGCTGGAGCAGTTATCCCGATTTTAATCGGTATGATTACAGCGTTTAACATTTCAAAAGATAGTAAACTCGCAGGTTTACTCGTCATTACTGCAGTGCAAGCTGTATCTATTTGGAACATCGGTATTAAAACTGCAGCAGCGCAAAACTTAGTTGCAGTCAACTTTATTAGCGACACGATGGGCGTTGACATTTCATGGGGTGAATGGTTCTTATACGCAGCTCCGTGGTCGATCTTAATGTCTATAGTTCTATACTTTGTCATGATGAAAGTCATGAAACCAGAGTACGATGAAGTACCTGGTGGTTCTGAAATGATTAAACAACAGCTCGATGACATGGGGAAAATTTCTGGACGTGAGTGGCGTTTAATCATCATCTCAGTATTACTACTTCTCGGATGGGCAACTGAAAAAGTACTCCACCCGATCGATTCTTCATCGTTAACTTTAATTGCGATTGCAATTATGTTAATGCCTAAAATTGGCGTCATCAAATGGGAAGACGCTGTCAAATATATCCCATGGGGTACAGTAATCGTGTTCGGTGCGGGTATCTCACTCGGTAGTTTACTACTAAACACAGGTGGCGCGCAGTGGTTAAGTGATAAAACATTCGGATCACTTGGATTAGACTCAATGCCGATTCTTGCAACGATCATCATCGTATCAATCTTTAACGTACTCATCCACTTAGGATTTGCGAGTGCGACAAGTTTAGCAGCGGCGTTAATTCCGGTATTTATATCACTTACAGCGACATTAGACTTAGGTGACCAAGCAATTGGTTTCGTATTAATTCAACAATTTGTAATCAGCTTTGGATTCCTACTACCAATCAGTTCACCACAAGGAATGCTCGCATACGGTACAGAAACATTTACTGTTAAACAATACTTTAAAGCAGGTGTCCCACTAACAATTATCGGGTTACTCTTAATATTCCTATTCAGTGCAACATACTGGAAATGGATTGGTTTAATCTAA
- a CDS encoding MFS transporter, which yields MEPASICKRCYIMRNIFIYFASVLVLTTGGLIYNFAISYYILDVTKSPLLFSINTVIMSVGTIISLPIMGTFIDKYNRKSIIIFLEGLSCLSLILLLTYIYIYGFNIYFLFFITAIRSFIVPVVSNAFDASLTQLFNEDKIQNILGQVGTIRTTVFLLGPLIAGVIYGFVTLETMILIFLILQFISLLLNFFLVFDEYETNPIKEHEDKENIIKYVVRKNKEAFKYIEKNDVLWRIILLAMIINSVGAASFSVLPDTIMIKELSFNPYYVGIASSIMGLGSLLATLVLSRLKLNNPLKAMKMAFLVLAIVMTTFTLPVYVNMNNIYSLVYLSLIGLTMAFTFQFVSIPMMSYMQKSIDNQFKGRVFSLLNTLGNVLLPIGTLIFGALYEMKIYFSANLFSSIIVIIVASLLLNNSVIRKSKTIYNNKIQL from the coding sequence ATGGAACCAGCTAGTATTTGTAAGAGGTGTTATATTATGAGAAATATATTCATTTATTTTGCAAGTGTCTTAGTTCTAACGACAGGTGGTCTCATATATAATTTTGCGATAAGTTATTATATATTAGACGTTACAAAGTCTCCCTTATTATTTTCAATTAATACTGTAATAATGAGTGTTGGAACAATCATCTCACTCCCGATAATGGGTACTTTTATAGATAAGTATAACAGGAAATCTATAATAATATTTTTGGAAGGGCTTTCTTGTTTAAGTCTTATTTTGCTTCTAACATATATTTATATTTATGGTTTTAATATTTATTTTCTATTTTTTATTACAGCGATTAGATCGTTCATCGTGCCGGTTGTTTCTAATGCTTTTGATGCTTCACTCACTCAATTATTTAACGAAGATAAAATTCAAAATATTTTAGGGCAGGTTGGAACGATAAGAACAACAGTGTTTTTATTAGGACCATTAATAGCAGGAGTTATCTATGGCTTTGTTACCTTAGAAACTATGATATTAATATTTTTAATTTTACAATTTATTTCTTTACTTTTAAATTTCTTTTTAGTGTTTGATGAATATGAGACTAATCCGATAAAAGAACATGAAGACAAAGAAAACATTATAAAATATGTGGTGAGAAAGAATAAAGAAGCCTTTAAATATATTGAAAAAAATGATGTCTTATGGCGGATTATTCTTTTAGCAATGATTATTAATAGTGTTGGTGCAGCAAGTTTCAGTGTTTTACCAGATACAATAATGATTAAAGAATTATCATTCAATCCATATTATGTCGGAATAGCTAGTTCCATAATGGGCTTAGGATCCTTATTAGCTACATTAGTTCTTTCGAGGTTGAAACTAAACAATCCGTTAAAAGCAATGAAAATGGCATTTTTAGTACTAGCTATAGTAATGACTACCTTTACATTACCTGTATACGTTAATATGAACAATATTTATAGCTTGGTATATCTATCGCTGATAGGATTGACTATGGCTTTTACATTTCAATTTGTATCCATACCAATGATGAGTTATATGCAAAAGAGTATCGATAACCAATTCAAAGGAAGAGTTTTTTCTCTGTTAAATACTTTAGGAAATGTTTTGTTGCCTATTGGAACTTTAATATTTGGAGCTCTTTATGAAATGAAAATATATTTTTCAGCTAACTTATTTTCTTCAATCATAGTTATTATTGTTGCTTCCTTATTATTAAATAATAGTGTGATTAGGAAGAGCAAAACAATATATAATAACAAAATCCAACTATAG
- a CDS encoding thymidine kinase: MAKLYFRYGTMQSNKSNQIITTHHQYTTQSKRCLAYTTPIDSRSGYKKIKSRVGLELEAEYITDDIFEKVNKENEKEKVFAVLIDEAQFLSKKDIHNLSDIPDLLDIPVIAFGLKTDFRNELFEGSRTLLELADAIDELKTVCQFCNKKATLNMRLHNNIPTNVGESIQIGDEEYVPVCRKCYKERLDLV, encoded by the coding sequence ATGGCGAAACTTTATTTTCGTTACGGGACAATGCAAAGTAACAAAAGTAATCAAATTATCACGACGCATCATCAATATACGACTCAAAGTAAGAGATGCTTGGCGTATACGACACCGATTGATTCAAGAAGTGGGTATAAAAAAATAAAATCTAGAGTCGGCTTAGAACTGGAAGCAGAGTATATAACGGATGACATTTTTGAAAAAGTTAACAAAGAGAATGAGAAAGAAAAAGTATTTGCAGTTTTAATCGATGAAGCTCAATTTTTATCGAAAAAAGACATTCATAATTTAAGCGATATTCCAGACTTACTCGATATTCCTGTCATTGCTTTCGGTTTAAAAACAGATTTTAGAAATGAATTGTTTGAAGGCAGTCGTACACTACTGGAACTCGCTGATGCTATTGACGAATTAAAAACGGTTTGTCAGTTCTGCAATAAAAAAGCGACATTAAACATGAGATTACATAATAATATTCCGACAAATGTAGGTGAATCGATTCAAATCGGTGACGAAGAATACGTCCCTGTATGTCGTAAGTGCTATAAAGAGCGATTGGATTTAGTATAG